The Candidatus Methylomirabilis sp. region CGCTTTTCCCCGTCCGCGTAGTGGAGGAGAGCAATCCGCGCGGACCGGTTCGGATCGTACTCAATCGATGCCACCTTGGCAGGGATTCCGGACTTGTCTCGCTTAAAATCAACAAGGCGATACTGCCGCTTGTGACCACCCCCACGGTGACGGACGGTAAGTCTGCCGACCTTGTTCCGACCCCCACTCTTCCGAAGCGGACGGAGGAGTGTCCCCTCCGGGGTGGACCTAGTCACATCAGCGTATTCCAGAACCGTCTGGAAACGCCTGCCAGAAGATGTCGGTTTGTATGCTCGGATAGGCATCTACGCTCCCTCGAAGAATTCGATAGCTTCCCCTTCTTTCAGAGTGGCTATCGCCTTCTTCCAACCGGGTGTGCAACCGACAAAGCGGCCCACTCGCTTGAGTTTACTCTTGACGGAGAGAGTCCGCACCTGAAGTACCTTTACTCGAAACAGCGATTCGACCGCACGCTTGATCTCGATCTTATTAGCATCGCGAGCCACTTCAAAAAGGTACTGGTTGGTGTGTTCCTTCAAATCCGTGCCCTTCTCGGTAAGAAGAGGGCGACGAATAATCTGATATGCCTC contains the following coding sequences:
- a CDS encoding 50S ribosomal protein L23 — encoded protein: MREAYQIIRRPLLTEKGTDLKEHTNQYLFEVARDANKIEIKRAVESLFRVKVLQVRTLSVKSKLKRVGRFVGCTPGWKKAIATLKEGEAIEFFEGA